A window of Paenibacillus sp. 19GGS1-52 contains these coding sequences:
- a CDS encoding Wzz/FepE/Etk N-terminal domain-containing protein — translation MSSQELDLRDYFRIVRKRLWLIVSIVVVVCILAGVYSLYIKNPVYEASTKIIVNQTPTQSTAGQLDLNQINTNIQLINTYKEIIKTPAILDIVTKNYPQFNITSEELLGKVNVSSVNNTQVMTLVVRDNSYPRAAEIVNAISLVFKQEIPSLFNVQNVSILNEAKVNPPVQPGPVEPNVMLNLAIAFIVSLMIGLGIAFLLEYLDDTLKTEEDIEKILGLPTLAMIVRLGQEETKQTDSQLQAQQSRKAGELEHVTVAK, via the coding sequence TTGTCATCACAAGAATTGGATCTTCGCGATTATTTCCGGATCGTTAGAAAGAGACTATGGCTGATCGTTAGCATAGTAGTAGTAGTGTGTATTCTTGCTGGGGTATACAGTCTGTACATCAAGAATCCGGTATATGAAGCTTCTACGAAGATTATTGTCAACCAGACTCCAACTCAGTCAACGGCTGGACAGCTTGACTTGAATCAGATTAATACGAATATTCAATTGATTAATACGTACAAGGAAATTATTAAGACACCTGCTATCCTGGATATTGTTACTAAGAACTATCCGCAGTTCAATATCACTTCAGAAGAGTTATTAGGTAAAGTGAATGTCAGCTCTGTAAATAATACGCAGGTGATGACACTTGTCGTTCGAGATAATTCATATCCAAGAGCCGCTGAAATTGTAAATGCCATTTCACTTGTGTTTAAGCAAGAGATTCCTTCTCTGTTCAATGTTCAGAATGTATCGATCCTGAATGAGGCCAAGGTGAATCCACCTGTGCAACCTGGTCCAGTAGAACCGAATGTAATGTTAAACCTTGCGATCGCCTTTATAGTCTCATTAATGATTGGTTTAGGGATAGCCTTCCTGCTGGAATATCTGGATGATACCTTGAAGACGGAAGAAGATATTGAGAAGATTCTAGGACTGCCAACGCTAGCGATGATTGTTAGACTGGGACAAGAAGAGACCAAACAGACAGATTCACAGCTTCAGGCACAACAGTCCAGAAAGGCGGGTGAACTCGAACATGTCACAGTTGCCAAATAA
- a CDS encoding CpsD/CapB family tyrosine-protein kinase has translation MSQLPNKQRHLITVTNPRSPVSEAFRALRTNIDFSSVDERIQIIMVTSSGPEEGKSTVTANLAAAYAQADKHVLLIDGDLRKPTSHKTFSLSNRLGLSSLLSQQANLEDTIQESGVPNLSIMTSGPIPPNPAEMMASNRMSAVLQELRHRFDIILIDTPPLLAVTDAQIVASKSDGVIMVVSYGKVKRDIAVKAKAGLDRVGARILGVVLNNVKRKASEGYYYYYYGN, from the coding sequence ATGTCACAGTTGCCAAATAAACAACGACACTTGATTACGGTTACGAATCCACGTTCTCCTGTATCCGAAGCCTTTCGGGCGCTGCGTACGAACATAGACTTCTCCTCTGTAGATGAGAGAATCCAGATCATTATGGTGACCTCTTCGGGTCCAGAGGAAGGGAAATCTACTGTAACAGCTAACCTCGCTGCTGCTTATGCACAAGCTGATAAGCATGTACTGTTAATTGATGGAGATCTGCGTAAGCCGACATCACATAAGACATTCTCATTGAGTAACCGCTTGGGATTATCCTCCTTGCTGTCTCAGCAAGCGAATCTGGAAGATACAATCCAAGAATCAGGGGTTCCTAATCTATCTATTATGACTTCCGGACCGATTCCACCGAACCCGGCTGAGATGATGGCCTCCAATCGGATGAGTGCTGTCCTGCAGGAGCTTCGTCATCGGTTTGATATTATTCTTATTGATACGCCTCCATTATTAGCCGTTACAGACGCACAGATTGTCGCTTCCAAGAGTGACGGTGTCATTATGGTCGTTAGCTATGGCAAGGTGAAGCGGGATATTGCTGTGAAGGCCAAGGCTGGACTCGACCGGGTTGGCGCACGGATTCTGGGTGTGGTACTGAATAATGTGAAACGTAAGGCCAGTGAAGGCTACTACTATTACTACTACGGAAATTAG
- the lonB gene encoding ATP-dependent protease LonB codes for MGLSLLLMIVQLFFALVIGVYFWNLLRGQKSNKTAVDRESRKELDKLRKMRMISLTKPLSEKTRPASIGDIVGQKDGLRALKAALCSANPQHVIIYGPPGVGKTAAARVVMEEAKKNAFSPFKSDAKFTEIDATTARFDERGIADPLIGSVHDPIYQGAGAMGVAGVPQPKPGAVTKAHGGILFLDEIGELHPIQMNKLLKVLEDRKVLLESAYYNSEDSNTPAYIHDIFQNGLPADFRLVGATTRSPDEISPALRSRCMEIYFRPLLPDEIAVIGRDAIQKIGLKPSPEAVMVVQQYATNGREAVNMIQLAAGLALTEQRDTLNAADVEWVAGSSQLQLRTERKIPTTPQIGLVNGLAVYGPGMGTLLEIEVSAAPAAKGQGRLNVTGVVDEEEIGGGSRTIRRKSMARGSVENVLTVLRRMNLEPDRYDLHVNFPGGTPIDGPSAGVAMAVAIVSAIRGLPVDNTVAITGEIGIHGRVKPVGGVIAKVEAAFQAGATTVLIPKENWQTLFADLAPLQVIPVETVEEVFRHLFGAHTADVRLPAVAGETFSTASSLLKADAAGEIAKG; via the coding sequence ATGGGATTAAGTTTATTGCTGATGATCGTGCAGCTCTTTTTTGCACTGGTTATCGGCGTTTATTTTTGGAACCTGCTGCGGGGACAGAAGAGCAATAAGACAGCGGTGGACCGGGAGTCGCGCAAGGAGCTGGATAAGCTGCGGAAAATGCGGATGATCTCCCTGACCAAGCCATTGTCGGAGAAGACACGACCAGCTTCAATTGGAGATATTGTTGGGCAAAAAGATGGCCTGCGCGCCTTAAAGGCCGCTTTATGCAGCGCTAATCCGCAGCATGTGATCATCTACGGTCCGCCGGGGGTAGGGAAAACTGCTGCCGCACGTGTAGTTATGGAGGAAGCGAAGAAAAATGCTTTCTCTCCCTTCAAGAGCGATGCTAAGTTCACTGAGATTGATGCTACCACTGCCCGCTTCGATGAGCGGGGTATTGCCGATCCGCTCATCGGTTCAGTGCATGATCCGATCTATCAGGGGGCTGGAGCGATGGGAGTGGCAGGGGTGCCGCAGCCGAAGCCGGGCGCTGTAACCAAAGCGCATGGAGGAATATTGTTTCTTGATGAGATCGGAGAGCTTCATCCGATTCAGATGAATAAGCTGCTTAAGGTACTGGAGGACCGAAAGGTGCTATTGGAGAGTGCTTATTATAACTCAGAGGATAGCAATACACCTGCTTATATCCATGATATTTTTCAGAATGGGCTGCCCGCGGATTTCCGGCTGGTCGGGGCAACTACGCGCTCACCAGACGAGATTTCGCCTGCGCTACGTTCCCGCTGTATGGAGATCTATTTCCGTCCGCTGCTGCCGGATGAGATTGCGGTTATTGGCCGGGATGCCATACAGAAGATCGGCCTGAAGCCGAGTCCGGAAGCCGTTATGGTAGTGCAGCAATATGCCACGAATGGTCGCGAGGCAGTCAATATGATCCAGTTGGCTGCGGGATTGGCGTTGACAGAGCAGCGGGATACGCTGAACGCTGCTGATGTTGAGTGGGTAGCGGGCAGCAGCCAGCTGCAGCTGCGTACGGAGCGCAAGATTCCGACTACTCCGCAGATAGGATTAGTGAATGGGCTTGCGGTGTACGGGCCCGGTATGGGAACACTACTGGAAATTGAGGTATCAGCCGCACCCGCCGCCAAAGGTCAGGGCAGGCTGAATGTGACCGGAGTTGTCGATGAAGAAGAGATTGGTGGAGGCTCGCGCACGATCCGGCGAAAGAGCATGGCCAGAGGCTCAGTGGAGAATGTGCTGACTGTACTGCGCAGAATGAATTTGGAGCCGGATCGTTATGATCTGCATGTGAATTTTCCTGGCGGAACACCGATTGATGGACCGTCGGCAGGAGTTGCAATGGCGGTGGCCATCGTCTCCGCAATCCGGGGTTTACCGGTGGATAATACAGTAGCAATCACCGGGGAGATCGGTATCCATGGGCGGGTGAAGCCAGTCGGAGGAGTCATTGCCAAGGTGGAGGCAGCTTTTCAAGCGGGAGCCACAACAGTGCTTATTCCAAAAGAAAACTGGCAGACACTCTTCGCCGATCTCGCACCGCTGCAGGTCATTCCAGTGGAGACCGTGGAGGAAGTGTTCCGTCACCTGTTTGGCGCCCACACCGCCGATGTGAGACTGCCTGCGGTGGCAGGAGAGACGTTCTCGACTGCGTCTTCACTTCTGAAGGCTGATGCTGCGGGAGAGATAGCAAAAGGCTGA
- the ispG gene encoding flavodoxin-dependent (E)-4-hydroxy-3-methylbut-2-enyl-diphosphate synthase, translated as MFLRHQTRPVNVGGLIIGGNNEVAIQSMCTTKTADVEATVAEILRLEEAGCQLVRVTVNNEEAAAAIKEIKKQIHIPLVADIHFNYKLALLAIENGIDKVRINPGNIGRRDKVEAVVQACKEKGIPIRIGVNAGSLENHLLEKYGYPTPEAMVESALFHIGILEELDFHDIIVSLKASDVPMAIEAYRQAAQVIPYPLHLGITESGTLFAGTVKSSAGIGALLSMGIGSTVRISLSADPVEEVKVARELLKTFGLISNAATLISCPTCGRLDIDLFSIANEVEEYISKLKVPIKVSVLGCAVNGPGEAREADIGIAGARGEGLLFRYGEMIRKVPEADLVSELKKEIDAIVVEYEATGEIPGRKHANLAPPVQAGNAGKN; from the coding sequence ATGTTCTTGAGACATCAGACACGTCCTGTCAACGTTGGCGGGCTCATTATTGGGGGAAACAACGAGGTTGCTATTCAAAGCATGTGTACCACCAAAACTGCAGATGTCGAAGCGACTGTAGCTGAAATATTGCGGCTGGAGGAAGCCGGCTGTCAACTGGTGCGAGTAACGGTCAACAATGAAGAGGCCGCTGCAGCCATTAAGGAAATCAAGAAGCAGATTCATATCCCGCTAGTAGCAGATATTCATTTTAACTATAAGTTAGCACTGTTAGCTATAGAGAACGGTATCGACAAGGTACGTATTAATCCCGGTAATATTGGCCGTCGTGATAAGGTAGAAGCCGTGGTTCAGGCTTGCAAAGAGAAAGGTATCCCCATCCGGATCGGCGTAAACGCCGGTTCCTTGGAGAATCATCTGCTGGAGAAATACGGTTACCCCACACCGGAAGCTATGGTTGAGAGCGCCCTATTTCATATTGGAATTCTAGAAGAGCTGGATTTCCACGACATTATCGTTTCTTTAAAAGCATCCGATGTACCTATGGCCATCGAAGCCTATCGCCAAGCAGCACAAGTTATCCCGTATCCGCTGCATCTGGGCATTACTGAATCCGGCACGTTATTCGCCGGTACAGTCAAGAGCTCGGCAGGTATAGGTGCGCTGCTCTCTATGGGCATTGGCAGCACCGTACGTATCTCGCTCAGTGCTGATCCAGTCGAAGAGGTCAAGGTAGCACGTGAGCTGCTCAAGACTTTCGGTCTGATCTCGAATGCGGCAACACTGATCTCTTGCCCGACCTGTGGACGCTTGGATATTGACCTGTTCTCCATCGCTAACGAGGTGGAAGAATACATCTCCAAGCTCAAGGTGCCGATTAAGGTATCCGTACTAGGTTGTGCCGTTAACGGCCCTGGTGAAGCCCGTGAAGCCGATATCGGTATCGCCGGCGCCCGTGGCGAAGGATTGTTGTTCCGCTATGGAGAAATGATCCGCAAAGTACCGGAAGCGGATCTCGTTTCCGAGCTGAAGAAAGAGATTGATGCTATCGTTGTGGAGTATGAGGCGACGGGTGAGATCCCTGGCCGTAAGCATGCTAATCTTGCACCGCCGGTGCAAGCGGGAAATGCAGGGAAGAACTGA
- a CDS encoding CpsB/CapC family capsule biosynthesis tyrosine phosphatase, giving the protein MIDIHSHILPFRDDGAADWEAALAMAQDANRDGITTVIATPHHANGMYMNPASEIRQAVIELNERLRQIGNPLIVLPGQEIRIYDDLFNDLEQGQLLSLAGSRYILLEMPSSRVPRNMEEVCHELIIQGFIPVIAHPERNAGVAADPSQLERLIELGALGQVTAQSLAGVLGNKLQKLSLELCCKNLVHLVASDAHDSANRPFGLREAYSILEKELGLEICGYFRKNAQKIVLNDEIIQENYAQTRTIVHKLFGFFSRKG; this is encoded by the coding sequence ATGATAGATATTCATAGCCATATCTTACCCTTTAGAGATGACGGAGCCGCTGATTGGGAAGCCGCTCTCGCCATGGCACAGGATGCCAATAGAGACGGGATAACAACCGTCATTGCCACGCCCCATCATGCCAACGGAATGTACATGAATCCAGCCTCTGAGATCCGACAAGCTGTAATCGAACTGAATGAGAGACTTCGTCAGATCGGCAACCCACTGATCGTTCTTCCAGGTCAGGAGATTCGGATATATGATGATCTTTTTAATGATCTAGAGCAGGGGCAATTACTTAGTCTCGCGGGTTCACGTTATATTTTATTAGAAATGCCCTCGTCGCGTGTTCCGCGCAATATGGAGGAAGTCTGCCATGAGTTGATCATTCAGGGCTTCATCCCGGTCATCGCCCATCCGGAGCGTAACGCTGGCGTTGCTGCCGATCCTTCCCAATTGGAGAGATTAATAGAGCTGGGTGCACTGGGACAGGTAACTGCACAGAGCCTAGCAGGGGTGCTAGGGAACAAGCTTCAGAAGCTGTCACTGGAGCTGTGCTGCAAGAATCTCGTCCATTTGGTAGCTTCAGATGCTCATGATAGCGCTAATCGTCCTTTTGGACTAAGGGAAGCCTACTCAATCCTGGAGAAGGAGCTAGGTTTAGAGATTTGCGGTTATTTCCGCAAAAATGCGCAGAAAATAGTGTTGAATGACGAGATTATTCAAGAGAATTATGCACAAACGAGAACAATAGTTCATAAATTGTTCGGATTTTTTTCTCGCAAAGGCTGA
- the yihA gene encoding ribosome biogenesis GTP-binding protein YihA/YsxC encodes MKVNSSDFIISAVGPDQYPDDGLPEIALAGRSNVGKSSLINKMINRKNLARTSSTPGKTQHMNYYLINELMYFVDFPGYGYAKVSKTQRASWGKMVEKYMSERETLRLVLLIVDLRHPPSANDKMMFDWLKHYDLPMCVVATKADKIPKTRWDKHIKIMKQGLGVLPGDNFIPFSAEIGLGKDALWELVDGYIVPDAEEASGVNEDEAPVVQDAGDEA; translated from the coding sequence ATGAAAGTTAACAGTTCCGATTTCATAATCAGCGCCGTCGGCCCTGATCAATACCCTGATGATGGCCTGCCGGAGATTGCTCTGGCAGGGCGCTCCAACGTAGGGAAATCCTCCCTAATCAATAAGATGATTAACCGCAAGAATCTGGCGCGGACAAGCTCCACTCCGGGTAAGACACAGCATATGAATTATTACCTTATCAATGAATTAATGTATTTCGTCGATTTCCCAGGTTACGGGTATGCCAAAGTGTCCAAGACACAGCGTGCATCCTGGGGCAAGATGGTCGAGAAATATATGTCCGAGCGTGAGACGTTAAGACTCGTGCTGCTCATTGTAGATCTTCGCCATCCGCCGAGTGCGAATGACAAGATGATGTTCGATTGGCTAAAGCACTATGATCTTCCGATGTGTGTAGTGGCTACCAAGGCCGATAAGATTCCAAAGACCCGCTGGGACAAGCATATTAAGATCATGAAGCAGGGGCTTGGCGTTCTGCCAGGAGATAACTTCATACCTTTCTCTGCGGAGATTGGTCTGGGTAAGGATGCGTTATGGGAATTAGTCGATGGGTATATTGTACCTGACGCAGAAGAGGCTTCAGGAGTGAACGAGGACGAGGCTCCGGTAGTTCAGGACGCTGGAGACGAAGCTTAA
- the lon gene encoding endopeptidase La encodes MIPNKSKGRRFPLLPLRGLLVYPSMVLHLDVGREKSVRALEKAMVEDNLILLCSQSEVNIEEPGQEDIFRVGTVANVRQMLKLPNGTIRVLVEGVERAEILHYTDNEEYYEVMARELPEEEGGDQESDALMRSVLNQFEHYITLSKKVTPETLAAVSDIEEPGRLADVITSHLALKIKDKQEILETIDVRKRLEKLLDILNNEREVLELERKINQRVKKQMEKTQKEYYLREQMKAIQKELGEKEGRAGEADELRAQMEEKDMPERVKEKIEKEIDRLEKMPASSAEGGVIRNYVDWLLSLPWSEWTEDDLDIQKAEQVLDADHYGLEKPKERVLEYLAVQKLVKKLKGPILCLVGPPGVGKTSLARSIARSLDRKFVRISLGGVRDEAEIRGHRRTYVGAMPGRIIQGMKTAGTINPVFLLDEIDKMAADFRGDPSAALLEVLDPEQNNTFSDHFIELPFDLSNVMFVTTANAVHNIPRPLLDRMEMLYIPGYTELEKLQIASRYLLPKQRKGHGLEEEQLTIKDDTLLRIVREYTRESGVRNLEQQIAALCRKAAKQIVSNEKETVTILPDDIKDYLGASKYRYGMAELEDQIGTVTGLAWTEVGGDTLLIEVTVVQGTGKLTLTGQLGDVMKESAQAAFSYTRSKAEELGLKPDFYEKIDIHIHIPEGAIPKDGPSAGITIATALISALTKRYVSKDVAMTGEITLRGRVLPIGGLKEKILAAHRAGYKKILLPKDNERDLKEIPESVRNDMEFVPVSHMDQVLLHALVDHKKHKEHKEHQEHQIEISIEPPSSVH; translated from the coding sequence ATGATACCCAACAAATCCAAAGGTCGTCGTTTTCCTTTATTGCCGCTTAGAGGTCTTCTTGTGTATCCTAGCATGGTTCTTCACCTAGATGTGGGACGCGAGAAATCAGTTCGGGCGCTGGAAAAAGCTATGGTTGAAGATAACTTAATTCTCCTCTGTTCTCAGTCAGAAGTTAATATTGAAGAACCGGGGCAGGAAGATATATTTCGGGTTGGCACCGTTGCAAACGTACGGCAGATGCTGAAGCTGCCCAATGGCACGATTCGTGTGCTGGTGGAGGGTGTGGAACGGGCCGAAATTCTTCATTATACAGACAATGAGGAGTACTATGAGGTCATGGCGCGTGAGCTTCCGGAAGAAGAGGGCGGTGACCAGGAGAGTGACGCATTAATGCGTTCTGTTCTGAATCAGTTCGAGCACTATATCACTTTGTCTAAGAAGGTTACACCGGAGACCTTAGCTGCTGTATCGGATATCGAAGAGCCTGGCCGGCTTGCCGATGTGATTACGAGTCATTTGGCGCTGAAAATTAAGGATAAGCAGGAGATTCTGGAGACGATCGATGTCCGCAAACGTCTGGAGAAGCTGCTAGATATTCTAAATAACGAGCGTGAGGTGCTGGAGCTCGAACGTAAGATTAACCAGCGTGTGAAGAAACAGATGGAAAAGACGCAGAAAGAATACTATTTGCGTGAGCAGATGAAAGCCATCCAGAAAGAGTTGGGCGAGAAGGAAGGCCGAGCTGGAGAAGCGGATGAGCTGCGGGCTCAGATGGAAGAAAAGGATATGCCGGAACGCGTGAAAGAGAAGATTGAGAAGGAAATCGACCGTCTGGAAAAAATGCCGGCAAGCTCGGCTGAAGGCGGCGTAATCCGTAATTACGTGGACTGGCTGCTGTCTCTCCCTTGGAGCGAATGGACCGAGGATGATCTGGACATCCAGAAGGCAGAGCAAGTGCTGGATGCGGATCATTACGGACTGGAGAAGCCGAAGGAACGTGTGCTGGAATATCTCGCAGTTCAGAAGCTGGTCAAGAAGCTTAAGGGTCCAATTCTGTGTCTGGTAGGGCCTCCTGGTGTCGGCAAAACATCACTGGCTCGCTCTATCGCTCGTTCACTGGATCGTAAGTTTGTCCGCATTTCGCTCGGCGGCGTGCGGGATGAGGCGGAGATTCGTGGTCACCGCCGTACCTATGTAGGCGCGATGCCTGGCCGGATTATCCAGGGCATGAAGACAGCGGGGACCATTAATCCCGTCTTCCTGCTGGACGAAATTGATAAGATGGCGGCAGATTTCCGCGGCGATCCTTCAGCAGCGCTGCTGGAGGTGCTCGATCCGGAGCAGAACAATACATTTAGCGACCATTTCATCGAGCTGCCTTTCGATTTGTCGAACGTCATGTTCGTGACGACAGCCAATGCTGTGCATAACATCCCGCGTCCTTTGCTGGACCGCATGGAAATGCTGTACATTCCCGGATATACGGAACTGGAGAAGCTGCAGATTGCTAGTCGTTATCTGCTGCCGAAGCAGAGAAAGGGCCACGGGCTGGAGGAAGAACAGTTGACAATCAAGGACGATACCCTGCTGCGCATTGTCCGTGAATACACTCGGGAATCCGGTGTGCGTAATCTCGAACAGCAGATTGCGGCCTTATGCCGCAAAGCCGCGAAGCAGATCGTGTCCAATGAGAAAGAAACTGTGACTATTCTACCCGATGACATCAAGGATTATCTTGGTGCATCGAAGTACCGGTACGGCATGGCGGAGCTGGAGGATCAGATCGGTACCGTGACCGGGCTGGCCTGGACTGAGGTCGGTGGCGATACGCTATTGATCGAAGTAACGGTTGTGCAGGGGACCGGCAAGCTGACGCTTACTGGCCAGCTTGGCGATGTCATGAAGGAATCGGCGCAGGCCGCTTTCAGCTATACCCGTTCAAAGGCGGAGGAGCTGGGACTGAAGCCTGATTTTTATGAGAAGATTGATATTCATATCCACATTCCTGAAGGAGCAATTCCGAAGGATGGTCCGTCTGCAGGAATTACGATTGCTACAGCCTTGATCTCCGCACTGACGAAACGTTATGTCTCGAAGGATGTGGCCATGACCGGAGAGATCACATTGCGCGGACGTGTATTGCCTATCGGAGGTTTGAAAGAGAAGATTCTTGCAGCCCACCGGGCTGGATACAAGAAGATTCTGCTTCCCAAGGATAATGAGCGCGATCTGAAGGAAATACCAGAGAGTGTACGTAATGACATGGAGTTTGTACCAGTATCCCATATGGATCAGGTATTGCTGCACGCGCTTGTAGATCACAAGAAACACAAGGAACATAAGGAACACCAAGAACATCAGATAGAGATTAGCATTGAGCCACCTAGCAGTGTGCATTAG
- a CDS encoding non-ribosomal peptide synthetase module has protein sequence MAQRLATEYVNATLQMTEFQLNQFLLSADTCYISHRVKVLGGGEQEIVLEEAEGEEVHLSFERKGSIYVCALSCQVVNPHLNNAVRKLFITYKGTGTVNRIYKGFTMMYYYEQGSVRRISELTQHGSKTVYQHKHSVAEMMRLYQSEAVEREIEELRRKTNVLLDMRNVIYLEAELIEIDRELQIITQRLFQLEA, from the coding sequence ATGGCTCAGCGATTAGCTACGGAATATGTGAACGCCACTTTGCAGATGACAGAATTTCAGTTGAACCAGTTCCTGCTGTCAGCAGATACTTGTTATATTAGCCACCGTGTGAAGGTGCTAGGGGGCGGAGAACAAGAGATTGTGCTGGAGGAGGCTGAGGGAGAGGAAGTTCACTTGTCCTTTGAACGCAAAGGAAGTATTTACGTCTGTGCGCTTTCCTGCCAGGTGGTGAATCCTCATCTGAATAACGCAGTCCGCAAACTATTCATTACTTACAAGGGCACCGGAACGGTGAACAGAATTTATAAAGGATTCACAATGATGTATTATTATGAGCAAGGCTCGGTCCGCCGAATCTCTGAGCTTACACAGCACGGTAGCAAGACGGTATATCAACATAAGCACTCCGTGGCCGAAATGATGCGGTTATATCAATCCGAAGCTGTAGAACGGGAGATTGAGGAGTTGCGCCGGAAGACCAATGTATTACTTGATATGCGGAATGTTATCTATCTTGAAGCCGAGCTCATAGAAATTGACCGTGAATTACAGATTATAACTCAGCGTTTATTTCAGCTGGAGGCCTAG
- a CDS encoding S-layer homology domain-containing protein, producing MNLKKKLAASTLAVSMVAASVAGFPFSSKGLAQQFGIVGTASAATSNADVTTKIKKVYAQLTATDATYLYKFKQEVAGISQDTFEEIFAPILNKLKTKVELTPGDVTTSYDLFKSVSSVVYDVYADGTDVIKNTLYIDKNVELLNKIALAANVQDLTFADLNDFLFGTSGVEVELVKLVSSKTLSQLVDIIANPTSQDALLDEAITKVLSLRTGSGALTVSQVVYNLGITSADVKQTFSNLNTEIVAAKPALQALALAYVKAYGLGYVAPTNPGTTGSTTTTTTTTTTAPAIYNVASLVTTVNGVATLKLVDADVLKAFDALVAASTVKTGLTLTLDLGTVTAASVEVPLSQAIIEAAKAKGIANIAVTVNGLTITIPVGQFSAAVKLTVATIADTTVTSVTKLKLASNVYEFDLTVGGVATTKFKQPLTIKLPLKNVDGLDKELLSVAKLVYGDLQFQGGVVDGAFIIEPRDTFSSYAVLENKVTFTDIASVQVWAGRQIQVVAAKGAIEGIGADKFAPKSNVTRAEFAKMLVRALNLENTTATESFSDVSSTAWYAPYVAVAAEKGIITGRSASQFDPNATITRAEMATMISRAVKSVKGLTEATPASALNSFSDASKIAASLKDGVAFAASHNLVIGNAGKFNPNNTATRAEAAVIIYRTINFK from the coding sequence GTGAATTTGAAGAAGAAATTAGCCGCATCAACGTTAGCAGTAAGTATGGTAGCAGCATCAGTTGCAGGATTTCCGTTCAGCAGTAAAGGATTGGCTCAACAGTTTGGAATCGTCGGAACAGCATCAGCAGCAACTAGCAACGCAGATGTGACTACTAAGATTAAGAAAGTGTATGCACAATTGACGGCTACAGATGCTACATACCTTTACAAGTTTAAACAAGAGGTTGCAGGAATTTCACAAGATACTTTCGAAGAGATCTTCGCACCGATTCTGAACAAGCTTAAGACGAAGGTTGAATTGACTCCAGGTGATGTTACAACTTCCTATGATCTATTCAAAAGTGTTTCCAGCGTAGTCTATGATGTCTATGCAGATGGCACTGATGTAATTAAGAATACTCTTTATATCGATAAGAACGTTGAACTGCTGAACAAGATTGCCCTGGCAGCTAACGTGCAAGATCTTACATTTGCCGATCTTAATGATTTCTTGTTCGGTACGAGCGGCGTTGAAGTCGAGCTGGTTAAGTTGGTAAGTAGCAAGACTTTATCACAGTTAGTAGATATCATCGCCAATCCTACAAGTCAGGATGCTTTACTTGATGAAGCTATAACTAAAGTACTAAGCCTCAGAACAGGATCTGGAGCATTGACAGTTAGTCAGGTAGTTTACAATCTGGGTATTACTTCAGCTGACGTGAAGCAAACTTTTAGTAATCTGAATACAGAGATTGTAGCTGCTAAGCCTGCATTACAGGCACTTGCTCTTGCTTATGTTAAGGCTTATGGATTAGGTTATGTTGCTCCTACTAATCCTGGTACAACTGGCTCTACAACTACAACTACAACAACTACGACTACTGCACCAGCAATCTACAATGTTGCCAGCCTGGTTACTACTGTAAACGGAGTAGCTACTTTGAAACTGGTTGACGCTGATGTACTGAAAGCCTTTGATGCACTTGTTGCAGCTAGCACAGTCAAGACAGGCCTTACATTAACACTTGATCTTGGAACTGTTACCGCAGCATCCGTTGAAGTTCCATTGTCCCAAGCTATCATTGAAGCTGCTAAAGCTAAAGGTATTGCTAATATCGCTGTTACTGTCAATGGTCTGACCATTACAATTCCAGTAGGTCAATTCAGTGCAGCAGTTAAATTGACTGTTGCTACTATAGCCGATACCACAGTAACTTCTGTTACTAAGCTGAAGCTGGCTTCAAATGTATATGAATTTGATCTGACCGTTGGCGGAGTAGCAACAACTAAATTCAAACAACCACTGACAATCAAATTGCCGCTTAAGAATGTAGATGGACTAGATAAAGAACTGCTATCTGTAGCGAAGCTAGTATACGGCGACTTGCAGTTCCAAGGTGGCGTAGTTGACGGCGCGTTCATCATTGAACCACGTGACACCTTCTCTTCTTATGCAGTACTTGAGAACAAGGTAACGTTCACGGATATTGCAAGCGTTCAAGTATGGGCTGGAAGACAAATTCAAGTCGTAGCCGCTAAAGGTGCGATTGAAGGCATTGGCGCAGATAAGTTCGCTCCTAAGAGCAACGTTACTCGCGCTGAATTCGCGAAGATGCTCGTTCGTGCTCTGAATCTGGAGAACACTACTGCAACAGAAAGTTTCTCAGATGTGAGTTCTACCGCTTGGTACGCTCCATATGTAGCAGTTGCCGCTGAGAAGGGTATCATTACTGGTCGCAGTGCTTCCCAATTTGATCCTAACGCTACGATCACTCGTGCTGAAATGGCGACTATGATCTCCCGTGCAGTGAAATCAGTTAAGGGATTGACTGAAGCAACACCAGCATCCGCACTTAACAGCTTTAGCGATGCTTCCAAGATCGCTGCTTCCCTGAAAGATGGCGTTGCCTTCGCAGCAAGCCATAACTTGGTCATCGGCAATGCTGGCAAGTTCAATCCGAACAATACAGCTACCCGTGCTGAAGCAGCAGTCATTATCTACCGTACAATTAACTTCAAATAA